In Formosa haliotis, the sequence TAATATCTTTATCGCTACCTACGCGTTGCACTTTGTTTTCTTGAAGCGCTCGTAACACTTTAGCTTGCGCAGACAAACTCATATCTCCTATTTCGTCTAAGAATATAGTTCCTCCGTTAGCAGCTTCAAATTTCCCTGCACGATCTTTATTTGCACTTGTAAACGCCCCTTTCACATGACCAAAGAGTTCACTTTCTATCAATTCGCTCGGAATCGCAGCGCAGTTTACTTCTACCATAGGTCCAGAAGCACGTTCGCTCTTTTCGTGTAACCAATGCGCTACTAGCTCTTTACCAGTACCGTTAGAACCAGTAATTAAAACACGAGCATCTGTTGGTGCTACTTTTTCTATAATCTCTTTTATGGTGGCAATAGCAGGACTCTCACCTATCATTTCGTAATTCTTACTGACTTTCTTTTTCAGAATTTTATTTTGAACCACAAGCTCTTTTTTATCTAAAGCATTTCTAACCGTATTTAACAAACGATTTAAATCTGGTGGTTTAGAAATGTAATCGAAAGCCCCTAACCGCATGGTTTGCACTGCTGTATCTAAATCGCCATGACCTGAAATCATGACAATTGGAATTTCTGGCTTTATTAATTTGGCAGCCTCTAAAACTTCGACCCCATCCATTTTTGGCATTTTAATATCGCATAAAACCAAATCGTAATCTTCGCTTTTAATCTTCTCGATTCCCATTAAACCATCTTCAGCTTCTTCTACTTGATAGGTTTCATTTTCTTCGGAAAGGATTTTAACCAAGACTCTTCGAATGGCAGCTTCATCTTCTACAATTAAAATTTTTGGCATATCTATGTTTTTATATCCTTGCTTTTATTAAAACAAGTGGTTGTCGTTTTTTATTAATTAACAGGTATGTTCGTGTTATTGGACACCAAATGTAAATCTCGTTGCGGAAATGGAATCGCAATATTGTGCTCTCTAAATAATCTTTCTATTTTAAACCGCACATGACTGCGAGGAATTTCGCCTAAAAAGCTATTCTCTACAGTAAATACAACGCGAAACACCAATGCATTATCTCCAAAATCCATAAAATCTACGCGAGGTGCTGGTAAATCTATAATATTTTCTTGACCAGCTACAGATTCTAATAGCAACTTTTTAACCAAATCTACATCGCTTCCATAAGCCACACCAACCGTTACCGAGTCGCGTGTCGCTTCACCATTTTGGGTCCAATTATACAAACTATTAGTTAAAAATATATGATTTGGAATTATTACAACGCGATTATTAATAGTTATTGCACGTGTTGTTCTTAATTTTATTTCGTCTACACGGCCAACTTTACCGTTAATTTCTATGATATCGCCAACATGCACCGATTGATCTACGAGTATAAAAACTCCTGAAATAACATCTTGAATTAAGGTTTGTAACGCCAAACCTACCCCAATAAGTAGCGCCGCCGAAGCTGCAAACACAGCCGTTACATTAATTCCAATGGTTTGAAACGTGATTAGTAAAATTATAATATAAACGATCCAACTTCCGTAAGAAAAGAGAATATTAAACTTAATCTTATCGTCATCGGGCAGTTTTTTTGAAATTAATCGATTTAAAAATTTCAATAAAATTGAAGTCGCAATTATGGCAATAATGATCACGATAAGTCCCCGAAACGTAACAGAAATATCGCTCGTAAACTGAAAATTATAATCTAAAATTGCTTTTATTTTCCGCATATTAATATTTAATCCATTTAATCAATTCCTTATAGGTTGGCTTTTTACCATACATTAAAATCCCGACCCGATAAATTTTTGCTGCAAACCATACCGTTAATAAGAATGATGCAATTAAAATTAGTAGAGATAAAATTTGTTGCCAAATGGGTACACCAAAAGGAATTCGCATTAACATGACCACTGGAGATGTTAAAGGTATAAACGAAAAAATAGTAGAAACTGTACCATGAGGATCTTCGATAACTGTAAAAAACCCGATATAAACAGATAATACCAATGGCATTAAAATAGGAAATACAAATTGCTGGGTGTCGGTTTCGTTATCTACAGCAGCACCAATAGCCGCATACATAGAACTATACAGTAGATATCCTGCGACGAAAAACAAAACAAATGCGATAATTAAATTGGTTAGCGGAAGATGATAGAATCCTGCTAAAACAGTTTCTACTTGTCCGTTTAATTGCTGATCTGTTATAGACTGTTGCACCACTTGACTTTGTGGAGTTTGACTCATATCTATTCCAAATATAAATCCAACTAAAGCGGTTAAAATACCTCCTAAAATTATCCAAATGATTATTTGAGTTATACCTGCTAACGAGGTTCCTATAATTTTACCAAGCATTAATTGTATGGGCTTTACAGATGAAATAATAACCTCGATAACGCGACTTGTTTTTTCCTCGATAACACTTCGCATAATCATATTTCCATAAATAATGATAAACATAAAAAGAAGATATCCGGCGGCTCCTCCAAAAGCAAGCTTTATAATACTTTCTACTTTAGATGTTTTTTCTCCCGAAAAGTTTTCTTGAATAATATTGACATCTATTTTTGCCGATTCAATTTTATTTAAATCGACACCCACTTGTAATAGTTTTACATCGGTAAGCGATTTTTCTAACTGACCTTCTAATCCTGAAACGATAGACAATGAAGGTGAATCTTGCGAATAAAACTTCACGTGATTTTCTAAATAATTAACGTCTAGACTTTTTTCAACATGTAATAAGCCGTAGTCTTCTTGGGCTACAACCAAAACCTTAGCGGCCTCTAAATCTATATTTGTTAAGTATTTATATTTTGTGGTTTCGGTATCTTTAAACACATTTTTCACCAATCCGGATTCGTCTAGAATAGCAATAGTTCTTACTTTATTATTACTTATTTGAGATAAATAGGCTACCGTTGCTATAAGTGCAATTAATACAATTGGACTTAAAATAGTCATCACGATAAAGGCTTTGTTTTTAACTTTCGTTAAATACTCTCTTTTAATTATGAGTGGTAAATGATTCATGATTAACTATTATTCTGAATGGCTTTAATAAAAATATCGTTAGTGCTCGGCAACAATTCTACAAAGTGAGACACTTCTCCCCGAGTTGTTAAATATTGTAATAAATCGTTTGACTTTTCGCTGTCTGCTAATTTAATATTGAGTTTTAACTGTTCGTCTATCGTTTTAAATTGGGCAGGAGACACTTCAAATTTCTGAGTTAGTTCTTGATGAAGAGCAGCTATTTTATCGGTTTTAATTCCTACTTCGTAAGTATTGCTTTTAAATTGCCTTTTAATATCGGTTAATTTCCCATCTAGAATTTTATTCGACTTGTTAATCAATGCAATATGGTCGCATAACTCTTCTACCGATTCCATGCGGTGTGTTGAGAAGATTACGGTTGACCCGTTATCTCTTAATCGCAAAATTTCATCTTTTATAAGATTTGCATTTATAGGATCGAAACCAGAAAAAGGTTCATCAAAAATCAACAGTTTTGGTTCGTGCAACACGGTAACTACAAACTGAATTTTTTGCGCCATTCCTTTAGATAGCTCCTGAATTTTCTTATTCCACCAATCTCCAATCTCTAAACGATCGAACCAAAAAAGAAGTCGCTTTTTAGCCTCTGCTTTACTCAGGCCTTTTAACTGCGCTAAGTAAAGCGCTTGTTCACCTACTTTCATAGACTTATACAAGCCACGTTCTTCGGGTAGATATCCTATATCCTGTACATGGTGATTTTTTAAAGGTTCACCATCTAGAATAACATGCCCAGAATCTGGCATTGTAATTTGGTTTATAATACGAATTAAAGTGGTTTTTCCTGCGCCATTTGGTCCTAATAAACCAAAAATACTACCTTTAGGAACTTCGATAGAAACCTGGTTAAGCGCTGTAAAATCTCCAAATTTCTTAGAAATATCATGCGCTTCTAAAATGTTATGCATTCGTGGGTTTGATTGAGTTTTGAGCTGTAAAGATATTAAATGTTAGAGAACAACATTTACATTCATAAAAAAAGTGAGCTGAAGACTACTTTTTTATATTAAAATACGTTTTTTCTTAAACCTACTTCAGATAGGTTTCTTTTAAGAAGCTATAAAATTGACACCATTTACAGTTAAGTATAAAATTTGAGAACTAGTGGTTCTTGAAATTCCTTCACAACAAATCTCTAAATCCGAACTATTAGAAAAAGCCATGTATTCAGGAACAGCACAAGATTTACATTTATTAAAAAAGCCCCTTTAAAAACACAAAACCCACCCTTAAAAAAACCAAGGATGGGAAAAAAATTGCTATGAAAAAGAAAAATTATCACTAACTTAATTAGTAATAAACCAAATATAGTATTTTAAATTAAATATCCCGTAATTTTTTAATATAAATTTTAGGAATTGCACAAAACTAAAACATCCACCAGATTTTGGCGGATGTTTTAAGTTGTAATATTCTAGTTATTTTTAAGAAAACATATCTTTTACTTTCTCAAAAAATGACTTATCTGAACTTTCTGGTTTAGGCGAAAAATGATCGTCTGTACGCATGGTTTCAAAAAATTCTTTTTGTTGCTTACTTAGAGTTTTTGGAGTCCATACATTAACGTGAACTAATAAATCTCCTTTTGCATAACCATTAATATTTGGAATTCCTTTTCCGCGTAAGCGTAAAATTTTACCAGATTGTGTACCGGCTTCAATTTTAATACGCACTTTACCCGTAACCGTTTCAATTTCTTGAGATGTCCCTAAAACGGCATCAGGAATACTTACATATAAATCGAAATGCAAGTTATCGCCTTCACGCTGTAAGCTGCTGTGTTCTTCTTCTTCTATAGCTACTAAAAGGTCTCCAGAAATACCATTCGCTCCTGGTGCTTCATTACCCTTTCCTGTTACTTTAAGTTGCATACCATCTACAACTCCTGCAGGAATTTTAATAGAAACGGTTTCTTCTTTTACTATTAACCCTTGTGCATCTGCATCGTTAGGTTTTTTATCGATCGTTTGCCCAGAACCACCACATGCATTACAAGGAGCAGCAGTTTGCATACGCCCTAAAATGGTATTGGTAATTCGTGTAACTTGTCCGGATCCTTGACAGGTAGAACAGGTATTATAAGTTGTTCCCGGTGCTTGAACTTTACGTCTTACTTTAACTTTCTTTTCTACACCGTTAGCGATTTCTTCTAAAGTTAACTTTACACGAATTCTAAGGTTGCTACCTTTTACACGACGTTGGCCGCCTCCGCCACCACCGAATCCTGAAAAGCCACCACCAAAGCCGCCTCCAAAAATATCTCCAAATTGGCTGAAGATGTCGTCCATATTCATATGGCCGCCACCGAAACCTCCGCCTCCTTCGAACGCTTGGTGACCAAACTGGTCGTAACGTGCTTTTTTATCGGCGTTGCTTAAAACTTCGTAAGCTTCTGCAGCTTCCTTAAATTTAGTTTCGGCTTCCTTGTTATCTGGATTTTTGTCAGGGTGGATCTCAATAGCTTTTTTTCTATATGCTTTTTTAATTTGCTCTGGAGAAGCATTTTTATCGAGTCCTAATATTTCGTAATAATCTCTCTTCATTGTGTGTGTCACTTTCGACCGTTAATATTGTTTACGCATTTAAATTTTAACTGCGTGTTATTGTCCGATTACAACTTTAGGAAAACGAATAACCTTCTCTCCTAGTTTGTAACCTTTTTCAACAACGTCTATAATTTTTCCTTTTAAATCTGGGGTTGGAGCTGGTATTTGTGTAATCGCTTCATGATGATCGGCATTAAAAACATCGCCTACATTAGCTTCCGCTTCTTCTAAACCTTTACTTTGTAACAGATTTTTAAATTTGTTTCTAATTAACTCTACACCTTTTAAAAGTTCTTCTTCGTTACTTTTAGAAAGCTCTGTATAAGCACGATCAAAATCGTCTAAAACTGGTAACAACGCGATCATGACATCTTGATTGGCAGTTTTAAATAATTCGATACGCTCTTTTGAAGTTCGTTTTTTATAATTCTCGAACTCAGCAAACAACCTTAAAAACTTATCCTTTTCTTCCTTCAGTTGAATTTGCAATTCTTCTTCTACAGATACTTCTTGATTTTCAACTACTTGTTCTTCTATATTATCGTTTTCAACGTCTTTTTCAATTTCTTCTTTACTCATGTCTTTTCTATTTAAATAAACACTATCGATTAATAACAAAAGTACTGCCATCTTTAATAAACTTGTCAAAATGTCACAATTAAATTTTATCTTTACTTCAATAGACATTCAATTTTATTTATTTTTGAATTCAACTAAAAACAAGACATTATGAAAAAAAGAATTTTATCTCTTATGTTTATCGCTGCTTTAGGAGTCACTTTAAATGCATGCAAAAACACCTCTAAAGAAGCAAGTACCACAGAAGCGGAACCTGTTGCAGAAAGCGTTGATGCTACGGCCAAATACAAAATAGATGTTGAAAATTCTACCATAGAATGGAAAGGTTTTAAACCAACAGGAACACATAATGGCACCATAAATATTGACTCTGGTGTGCTTACTACCGAAGGAAATACTATACAAAGCGGAACGGTTATTATAGATATGAATACCATTGTAGCCTTGGATGTTGAAGGCGACAAAAAAGATAATTTGGAAGCCCATTTAAAGGGTACCGTAGAAGGTAAGGAAGGCGATTTTTTTAATGTAACACAGTTTCCTAGTGCAGCATTCGAAATTACTGGTGTTTCTACAAATGATGCCGGTAAAACAATGTTATCTGGAAATTTATCTATTAGAGGAATTAAGAAAAACGTATCGTTTCCTGTAACTGTAAGTACGACAGATTCAACGCTATCTATTGTAAGTGACTCTTTTTCTATAGACAGAACATTATGGGGTGTAAATTACGGATCGAAATCTGTGTTTGATAATCTTGGAGACAAGTTTATAAACGATGATATAGAATTAAAAATAAATGTTACGGCTAATAAGTCTTAATTAAAAACCACTTTTATTTTAAAAGACTATCTAAACAGGTAGTCTTTTTTTATTCTAATAATTCTGATAAAGCGGGTTGTAAATTATGATACTTAAAGACAAACCCTTGATCTTCTAATTTCTTACTACTTACACGCTGACTAGAAAATAATAAATGATGCATTTCTCCTAAAACCACTTTCATAATGACTTTTGGAATGTTTGGTAAAAGCATGGGTTTA encodes:
- a CDS encoding mechanosensitive ion channel family protein, yielding MRKIKAILDYNFQFTSDISVTFRGLIVIIIAIIATSILLKFLNRLISKKLPDDDKIKFNILFSYGSWIVYIIILLITFQTIGINVTAVFAASAALLIGVGLALQTLIQDVISGVFILVDQSVHVGDIIEINGKVGRVDEIKLRTTRAITINNRVVIIPNHIFLTNSLYNWTQNGEATRDSVTVGVAYGSDVDLVKKLLLESVAGQENIIDLPAPRVDFMDFGDNALVFRVVFTVENSFLGEIPRSHVRFKIERLFREHNIAIPFPQRDLHLVSNNTNIPVN
- the dnaJ gene encoding molecular chaperone DnaJ; the encoded protein is MKRDYYEILGLDKNASPEQIKKAYRKKAIEIHPDKNPDNKEAETKFKEAAEAYEVLSNADKKARYDQFGHQAFEGGGGFGGGHMNMDDIFSQFGDIFGGGFGGGFSGFGGGGGGQRRVKGSNLRIRVKLTLEEIANGVEKKVKVRRKVQAPGTTYNTCSTCQGSGQVTRITNTILGRMQTAAPCNACGGSGQTIDKKPNDADAQGLIVKEETVSIKIPAGVVDGMQLKVTGKGNEAPGANGISGDLLVAIEEEEHSSLQREGDNLHFDLYVSIPDAVLGTSQEIETVTGKVRIKIEAGTQSGKILRLRGKGIPNINGYAKGDLLVHVNVWTPKTLSKQQKEFFETMRTDDHFSPKPESSDKSFFEKVKDMFS
- a CDS encoding ABC transporter ATP-binding protein is translated as MHNILEAHDISKKFGDFTALNQVSIEVPKGSIFGLLGPNGAGKTTLIRIINQITMPDSGHVILDGEPLKNHHVQDIGYLPEERGLYKSMKVGEQALYLAQLKGLSKAEAKKRLLFWFDRLEIGDWWNKKIQELSKGMAQKIQFVVTVLHEPKLLIFDEPFSGFDPINANLIKDEILRLRDNGSTVIFSTHRMESVEELCDHIALINKSNKILDGKLTDIKRQFKSNTYEVGIKTDKIAALHQELTQKFEVSPAQFKTIDEQLKLNIKLADSEKSNDLLQYLTTRGEVSHFVELLPSTNDIFIKAIQNNS
- a CDS encoding YceI family protein, translated to MKKRILSLMFIAALGVTLNACKNTSKEASTTEAEPVAESVDATAKYKIDVENSTIEWKGFKPTGTHNGTINIDSGVLTTEGNTIQSGTVIIDMNTIVALDVEGDKKDNLEAHLKGTVEGKEGDFFNVTQFPSAAFEITGVSTNDAGKTMLSGNLSIRGIKKNVSFPVTVSTTDSTLSIVSDSFSIDRTLWGVNYGSKSVFDNLGDKFINDDIELKINVTANKS
- a CDS encoding sigma-54-dependent transcriptional regulator translates to MPKILIVEDEAAIRRVLVKILSEENETYQVEEAEDGLMGIEKIKSEDYDLVLCDIKMPKMDGVEVLEAAKLIKPEIPIVMISGHGDLDTAVQTMRLGAFDYISKPPDLNRLLNTVRNALDKKELVVQNKILKKKVSKNYEMIGESPAIATIKEIIEKVAPTDARVLITGSNGTGKELVAHWLHEKSERASGPMVEVNCAAIPSELIESELFGHVKGAFTSANKDRAGKFEAANGGTIFLDEIGDMSLSAQAKVLRALQENKVQRVGSDKDIKVDVRVIAATNKDLKKEIEAGRFREDLYHRLAVILIAVPSLNDRKEDIPLLVNYFSEKIAKEHGNATKTFSKSALELLKTYDWTGNIRELRNVVERLIILSGATVEEGDVKLYATK
- a CDS encoding ABC transporter permease, producing the protein MNHLPLIIKREYLTKVKNKAFIVMTILSPIVLIALIATVAYLSQISNNKVRTIAILDESGLVKNVFKDTETTKYKYLTNIDLEAAKVLVVAQEDYGLLHVEKSLDVNYLENHVKFYSQDSPSLSIVSGLEGQLEKSLTDVKLLQVGVDLNKIESAKIDVNIIQENFSGEKTSKVESIIKLAFGGAAGYLLFMFIIIYGNMIMRSVIEEKTSRVIEVIISSVKPIQLMLGKIIGTSLAGITQIIIWIILGGILTALVGFIFGIDMSQTPQSQVVQQSITDQQLNGQVETVLAGFYHLPLTNLIIAFVLFFVAGYLLYSSMYAAIGAAVDNETDTQQFVFPILMPLVLSVYIGFFTVIEDPHGTVSTIFSFIPLTSPVVMLMRIPFGVPIWQQILSLLILIASFLLTVWFAAKIYRVGILMYGKKPTYKELIKWIKY
- a CDS encoding nucleotide exchange factor GrpE — translated: MSKEEIEKDVENDNIEEQVVENQEVSVEEELQIQLKEEKDKFLRLFAEFENYKKRTSKERIELFKTANQDVMIALLPVLDDFDRAYTELSKSNEEELLKGVELIRNKFKNLLQSKGLEEAEANVGDVFNADHHEAITQIPAPTPDLKGKIIDVVEKGYKLGEKVIRFPKVVIGQ